One stretch of Zingiber officinale cultivar Zhangliang chromosome 6B, Zo_v1.1, whole genome shotgun sequence DNA includes these proteins:
- the LOC121989408 gene encoding protein NRT1/ PTR FAMILY 5.6-like produces the protein MEPATRLEMPRDEEKWVCDSSVDHKGRLPDRSVTGGWRASLFIIVIEFSERLSYFGLATNLIMYLSKELHEDLKTAAKNVNYWNGVTAVMPLVGGFVADAALGRFFSAIISSLVYIAGLTLLSLSQLVPRLKPCNGAACAGGRSMRVHEVIFFLAIYLISVGTGGHKPSLESFGADQFDDNHAGERKRKMSYFNWWNFALCGGLLFGVTVIPYAHDVVGWWLVDVVLTANMCFSLVVFVAGKSFYRYRKPVGSPFTPMAQVVTSALAKRALPLPSDAGELYEAPKTEQRLLCHTNKLRFLDKAAIIEHKDDAAAFAIEQSNPWRLATVTQVEELKLIIGMVPIWLTALPFGIAVSQSSTFFIKQASVMDRKLGGFEIPPASVFALGAVGMLITVTLYDKLLEPAVRRATGQERGVSILKRIGVGMALSAAAMAAAALVERRRLTARAPVTVFWLVPQYMTMGLGDGFALVGLQEYFYEQVPDGMRSLGIGLYLSIFGVASFLSSLLITAVDRATTWFARDLNGSRLDSFYWLVAALNAVNICVFVCTARSYSYKSVQRKVAVVDSPEADA, from the exons ATGGAGCCGGCTACTAGGTTGGAGATGCCGCGAGACGAGGAGAAATGGGTGTGCGATTCCTCCGTCGATCACAAAGGAAGGCTTCCTGACAGATCCGTCACTGGAGGTTGGAGAGCATCCTTGTTCATCATAG TGATCGAGTTCAGTGAAAGGCTGAGCTACTTCGGACTGGCCACCAACCTCATCATGTACCTCTCCAAGGAGTTGCATGAGGATTTGAAGACGGCCGCCAAGAACGTCAACTACTGGAACGGCGTCACCGCCGTGATGCCCCTCGTCGGAGGCTTCGTCGCCGACGCCGCTCTCGGGAGGTTCTTCTCTGCCATTATTTCCTCCCTCGTCTACATCGCG GGACTCACTTTGCTGAGCTTGTCGCAATTAGTCCCTCGCCTGAAACCTTGCAATGGGGCCGCCTGCGCCGGCGGAAGATCGATGCGCGTCCACGAGGTCATCTTCTTCTTAGCCATCTACTTGATCTCCGTCGGGACCGGCGGCCACAAGCCGTCTCTGGAGAGCTTCGGTGCCGACCAGTTCGACGACAACCACGCCGGGGAGCGCAAGCGGAAGATGTCCTACTTCAACTGGTGGAACTTCGCCCTCTGCGGTGGTCTTCTCTTCGGCGTCACCGTCATTCCCTACGCCCACGACGTAGTCGGGTGGTGGCTGGTTGACGTCGTGCTCACGGCCAACATGTGCTTCAGTCTGGTCGTCTTCGTCGCCGGCAAGTCATTTTATCGGTACCGCAAGCCGGTCGGAAGCCCGTTCACGCCGATGGCCCAGGTCGTAACGTCGGCGCTGGCCAAACGAGCGCTTCCCCTGCCGTCGGACGCCGGAGAACTTTACGAAGCGCCTAAAACAGAGCAGAGGCTCCTCTGCCACACTAACAAGCTAAGGTTCCTGGACAAAGCCGCCATAATCGAGCACAAAGACGACGCGGCGGCCTTCGCCATCGAGCAATCGAACCCATGGCGGCTCGCGACGGTGACCCAAGTCGAGGAGCTGAAGCTAATAATCGGCATGGTTCCTATTTGGCTGACGGCGCTACCTTTTGGCATCGCCGTGTCGCAGTCCTCCACCTTCTTCATAAAGCAAGCAAGCGTCATGGACCGGAAGCTCGGCGGCTTCGAAATTCCGCCGGCCTCCGTCTTCGCCCTCGGCGCGGTGGGCATGCTCATCACGGTGACGCTGTACGACAAACTCCTGGAGCCGGCGGTGCGGAGAGCCACCGGGCAAGAGCGAGGCGTGAGCATCCTCAAGAGGATCGGGGTGGGCATGGCGCTGTCGGCGGCGGCGATGGCCGCGGCCGCGCTGGTAGAGCGGAGACGGCTGACGGCGAGGGCGCCAGTGACCGTGTTCTGGCTGGTGCCGCAGTACATGACGATGGGGCTGGGCGACGGCTTCGCGCTGGTGGGGCTGCAGGAATACTTCTACGAGCAGGTGCCCGACGGGATGCGCAGTCTGGGGATCGGCCTCTACCTGAGCATCTTCGGGGTGGCCAGCTTCCTCAGCAGCCTCCTCATCACGGCGGTGGACCGAGCCACGACCTGGTTCGCCAGGGACCTCAACGGGAGCCGATTGGACTCGTTCTACTGGTTGGTGGCGGCTCTGAACGCCGTCAACATCTGCGTGTTCGTGTGCACTGCAAGAAGCTATTCCTATAAGAGCGTACAGAGGAAGGTCGCGGTTGTCGATTCCCCTGAAGCTGATGCCTGA